Proteins co-encoded in one Campylobacter concisus genomic window:
- a CDS encoding ABC transporter ATP-binding protein translates to MIEILNLSKHFFINDKRIDVLKELNLSIKKNKITVILGRSGCGKTTLLRLIAGLESVSLGEIKFKDRAKIGFVFQEPRLMPFLNVYENIVFALKKHEIDEAKIDRLISMMGLSEFKFAAVSQLSGGMSSRVSLARVLAYEANLILMDEPFAALDAFTRASMQAEILKLQAGKTIIFVTHNVDEALYLADEIILLEKGGIKSSYDLSNLAKPRDLLCDELINLKRKILSEI, encoded by the coding sequence ATGATAGAAATTTTAAATTTATCAAAGCATTTTTTTATTAATGACAAGCGTATTGACGTTTTAAAAGAGCTAAATTTAAGCATAAAAAAGAATAAAATCACCGTTATACTTGGCAGAAGTGGTTGTGGTAAAACGACTCTTTTAAGGCTTATTGCTGGACTTGAGAGCGTAAGTCTAGGCGAGATAAAATTTAAAGATCGAGCAAAGATCGGTTTTGTCTTTCAAGAACCTAGGCTCATGCCTTTTTTAAATGTCTATGAAAATATCGTATTTGCGCTTAAAAAGCATGAGATAGACGAGGCAAAGATAGATAGGCTCATATCGATGATGGGGCTTAGCGAGTTTAAATTTGCCGCTGTTTCGCAGCTATCTGGCGGCATGAGTTCGCGCGTTTCTCTTGCTAGAGTGCTTGCATATGAAGCAAATTTGATCCTTATGGATGAGCCATTTGCGGCACTTGATGCTTTTACGAGAGCCAGCATGCAGGCTGAAATTTTGAAGCTTCAAGCCGGCAAAACCATCATTTTTGTCACTCATAATGTCGATGAAGCCCTATATTTAGCAGACGAGATAATTTTGCTTGAAAAAGGTGGGATAAAATCAAGCTATGATCTATCAAATCTAGCTAAGCCAAGAGATTTGCTTTGCGATGAGCTAATAAATTTAAAGCGTAAAATTTTAAGTGAAATTTAG
- a CDS encoding ABC transporter permease has protein sequence MIEIFKKSVLILAIFVLWQVVYELEIFTPYILPSPITTLKTMFDMSLSGELITHVMISFKRIFVGYILAFVLAFIFGGVAALFPKASIYYEWILEFFRNVPPLSLIAILVLWFGINETPKIIIIILASFFPMFLSISKGLTSCDVKLIEVGKIFCFSKFEIFYKIILKNAIKDIFVGMRIGFGYAMRAIVGAEMIAASSGLGYLILDAEELSRADRIFVGIFTIGICGVLIDRIFLFLISKFSLLRSER, from the coding sequence GTGATAGAAATTTTTAAAAAGAGCGTTTTGATCCTAGCGATCTTTGTCCTCTGGCAGGTCGTTTACGAGCTAGAAATTTTCACGCCCTATATCTTGCCAAGTCCTATTACGACACTTAAAACGATGTTTGATATGAGCTTAAGCGGCGAGCTAATAACGCATGTGATGATTAGCTTTAAGCGTATATTTGTTGGTTATATTTTGGCTTTTGTTTTGGCATTTATTTTTGGTGGAGTGGCGGCGCTATTTCCTAAAGCTAGCATTTATTATGAGTGGATTTTAGAATTTTTTAGAAATGTTCCACCACTTAGCCTTATTGCTATTTTGGTGCTTTGGTTTGGTATAAACGAAACTCCAAAAATTATTATTATCATCCTAGCATCGTTTTTCCCGATGTTTTTAAGCATTTCAAAAGGGCTAACTAGCTGCGATGTGAAGCTTATTGAAGTTGGTAAAATTTTTTGTTTTAGTAAATTTGAAATTTTTTACAAAATCATCCTAAAAAATGCCATAAAAGATATTTTTGTTGGTATGCGCATAGGTTTTGGCTACGCGATGCGAGCGATTGTAGGAGCGGAGATGATCGCAGCTTCTAGCGGACTAGGCTATCTCATACTTGATGCGGAGGAGCTTTCACGCGCGGATAGGATATTTGTAGGCATTTTTACGATAGGAATTTGCGGCGTGCTCATAGATAGGATATTTTTGTTTTTGATATCTAAATTTAGCCTTTTGCGAAGTGAAAGATGA